Proteins encoded by one window of Salicibibacter halophilus:
- a CDS encoding CoA-acylating methylmalonate-semialdehyde dehydrogenase: MVEKLKNYINGEWVESRADGEDVYNPADGTAIAHTPHSTFEDVNDAVQAAREAYHPWRKTPVPKRARVMYTFHELLVDHHEELAEILTKENGKTYKDAYGEVLRGIENVEFASGAPDLMKGEMLPDIANGIDSGMYRYPVGVVGGITPFNFPMMVPCWMFPLAIACGNTFVLKPSERTPLLAQRLAELLEASGLPKGVFNIVHGAKDVVNGLLEHKDVDAISFVGSEPVAKHVYQTASQHGKRVQALGGAKNHAIVLDDANLDKTVQGVINGAFGSAGQRCMATSVCVVQEEIADAFVSKLKEASDQLTMGDGLNENVDLGPVIRESHLQKVHHYIELGEKQNATLARDGRKDVEENTNGYFLGATIFDHVNTEMTIWKEEIFAPVLSIIRVKDLDEAIALTNESDFGNGSVLYTESGSAVQQYRDDIEVGMLGVNVNVPAPMGFFPFSGWKSSFYGDLHTNGRDGVEFYTRKKMLTSRWFS, from the coding sequence ATGGTGGAAAAATTGAAAAATTATATCAACGGTGAATGGGTAGAATCACGTGCTGACGGAGAAGACGTCTATAATCCTGCAGATGGGACGGCCATCGCGCACACCCCTCATTCTACATTCGAAGATGTCAACGATGCTGTCCAAGCTGCCCGTGAGGCGTATCACCCATGGCGAAAAACACCCGTTCCAAAGCGGGCAAGAGTCATGTACACCTTTCATGAATTACTTGTTGATCACCACGAAGAACTCGCCGAGATCCTTACAAAAGAAAACGGTAAAACGTATAAAGATGCGTATGGGGAAGTGTTGCGCGGGATTGAAAATGTGGAATTTGCTTCCGGTGCGCCTGATTTAATGAAAGGAGAAATGTTGCCGGATATCGCCAATGGCATTGATTCTGGCATGTATCGGTATCCTGTTGGTGTTGTCGGAGGCATTACGCCGTTTAATTTTCCGATGATGGTTCCCTGCTGGATGTTTCCTTTAGCGATTGCGTGCGGGAACACATTTGTACTGAAACCATCGGAACGAACACCTCTTCTCGCGCAGCGGTTAGCGGAACTTTTGGAAGCATCCGGCCTCCCAAAAGGCGTTTTCAATATTGTGCATGGCGCCAAAGATGTGGTGAACGGTTTATTGGAGCACAAAGACGTCGATGCCATTTCTTTTGTCGGATCTGAACCTGTGGCAAAACATGTTTATCAGACGGCTTCACAGCATGGGAAGCGTGTTCAGGCATTAGGCGGCGCCAAAAACCATGCCATTGTGTTAGATGATGCGAACCTCGATAAAACGGTTCAAGGCGTGATCAACGGCGCATTTGGCAGTGCCGGGCAAAGGTGCATGGCGACATCCGTTTGCGTGGTTCAGGAAGAGATCGCCGATGCATTTGTTTCCAAGTTAAAAGAAGCAAGCGATCAACTCACCATGGGGGATGGCCTTAATGAGAACGTTGACTTGGGACCGGTGATCCGGGAAAGCCATTTACAAAAAGTCCATCACTATATTGAGTTGGGTGAGAAACAAAATGCGACCTTAGCACGTGATGGACGTAAAGATGTAGAGGAAAATACCAATGGTTATTTTTTGGGCGCTACCATCTTTGATCATGTGAATACAGAGATGACGATTTGGAAGGAAGAAATCTTCGCGCCTGTTCTGAGCATCATCCGGGTCAAAGATCTTGATGAAGCGATCGCCTTGACCAATGAATCCGATTTTGGCAACGGCTCCGTCCTATACACCGAAAGCGGTTCGGCTGTTCAACAATATAGAGATGATATTGAGGTAGGGATGCTCGGGGTCAATGTCAATGTTCCGGCACCCATGGGTTTTTTTCCGTTTTCAGGCTGGAAAAGTTCTTTCTATGGGGACTTGCATACAAATGGACGGGACGGCGTAGAATTCTACACCCGCAAGAAAATGCTCACGAGCCGCTGGTTTAGTTAA
- a CDS encoding aspartate aminotransferase family protein: MSQKTPQETLYEKDGRYMWHHMKPYQKDQNPMVIESAQDAWITDIEGNSYLDGMSGLWCVNVGYGREEMVAAATEQLRKMPFHPLSNSHVPGIQLAEKLNDWLKGDYRIFFSNSGSEANETAFKIARQYHHQNGEPGRYKFISRYRAYHGNTLGTLAATGQAQRKYRYEPLAPGFIHVHAPDEYRLPSGQSFEEWSLQCAQMMEDTIKWERPETVAGVIMEPIITGGGVLIPHPSYVKEVEKICKKYGLLLINDEVICGFGRTGENFGYQNYGIEPDIVTMAKGITSGYLPLAATAVKQKLYEPFKRKEESDHFRHVNTFGGNPAACKLAIKNLEIMEDEKLVERSKTLGKKIREGIQPLEGHPNVGNIRQKGLLFGIELVADKDTKEPISNNEIGKIIAQCKSRGLIIGKNADTVAGHSNTMTMAPPLSITDEDAAMIVRTVKEAFHV, from the coding sequence ATGAGCCAGAAAACTCCACAAGAAACCCTTTATGAAAAAGATGGCCGATACATGTGGCATCACATGAAACCTTATCAAAAAGATCAAAACCCAATGGTGATCGAAAGCGCACAAGATGCATGGATTACGGATATTGAGGGCAACAGTTATTTAGACGGGATGTCGGGATTATGGTGTGTGAATGTGGGTTATGGGCGGGAGGAAATGGTTGCAGCAGCAACGGAACAGCTTCGCAAGATGCCCTTTCACCCGCTTTCGAACAGTCACGTTCCCGGTATTCAATTGGCCGAGAAGCTCAATGACTGGCTGAAAGGCGACTATCGCATTTTCTTTTCAAACAGTGGTTCGGAAGCAAATGAAACCGCATTCAAAATTGCCAGGCAATACCATCATCAAAACGGAGAACCCGGGCGTTATAAGTTTATTTCCCGGTATCGGGCCTATCATGGTAATACGTTAGGGACACTTGCCGCTACTGGTCAAGCACAGCGCAAATATCGTTATGAACCGCTGGCGCCGGGTTTTATCCACGTCCATGCGCCGGATGAATATCGCCTACCTTCCGGTCAATCATTCGAGGAGTGGAGCCTTCAATGCGCTCAAATGATGGAAGATACGATCAAATGGGAACGGCCTGAAACCGTGGCGGGCGTTATCATGGAACCGATCATTACCGGCGGAGGTGTGCTTATCCCCCACCCTTCTTATGTCAAAGAAGTGGAAAAGATCTGTAAAAAATATGGCCTTCTTTTGATTAATGATGAAGTCATTTGCGGTTTTGGTCGTACAGGGGAAAATTTTGGGTACCAAAACTACGGAATTGAGCCGGACATTGTAACGATGGCCAAAGGGATCACCAGTGGCTATTTGCCGTTAGCGGCGACTGCAGTGAAACAGAAACTCTATGAACCTTTTAAAAGAAAAGAGGAAAGTGACCATTTTCGGCATGTGAACACCTTTGGAGGCAACCCGGCTGCTTGTAAATTAGCGATCAAAAATCTGGAGATTATGGAAGATGAGAAGCTCGTTGAGCGTTCAAAAACGTTAGGGAAAAAAATCAGGGAAGGCATTCAACCGTTGGAAGGTCATCCGAATGTCGGTAATATCCGTCAAAAAGGGTTATTATTCGGGATTGAACTAGTGGCAGACAAAGATACAAAAGAACCTATTTCAAATAACGAAATCGGAAAAATTATCGCCCAGTGTAAATCACGGGGGCTGATCATTGGCAAAAATGCGGATACCGTTGCCGGCCATAGTAATACGATGACCATGGCGCCTCCGCTTAGCATCACCGATGAAGATGCGGCGATGATTGTGCGGACGGTGAAGGAAGCCTTTCATGTCTGA
- the ald gene encoding alanine dehydrogenase has product MKIGIPKEIKNNENRVAVTPAEVLQLQQSGHEIIVESGAGLGAGFEDAEYEKAGATISRTAKDTWNSEMVMKVKEPLPEEYSYFYDGLILLAYLHLAADKKLTKALVDKKVTGIAYETMQLDDGSLPLLTPMSEVAGRMASQIGAQFLEKMKGGRGILLSGLPGVQRGKVCIVGGGVVGTNAAKIAVGLGADVTILDLNPQRLRELEDIFGSDIQTLMSNPLNIANAVKEADLVIGAVLIPGGKAPKLITEKMVQSMKDGAVMIDVAVDQGGIVETIDRITTHDDPIYYKHGVVHYAVANIPSTVPRTSTIGLTATTIPYALQIANKGYEEACLNNSAIRRGINTFRGHVTHRAVADTHALAHVPFDELVTEKV; this is encoded by the coding sequence GTGAAAATTGGCATCCCAAAGGAAATCAAAAACAATGAAAACCGAGTGGCGGTTACTCCGGCAGAGGTTTTGCAGTTACAACAGTCAGGTCATGAAATCATAGTTGAATCAGGCGCAGGCCTGGGAGCCGGGTTTGAGGATGCAGAATATGAAAAAGCCGGTGCCACTATATCAAGGACTGCAAAAGATACGTGGAATAGTGAAATGGTTATGAAAGTAAAAGAGCCTTTACCGGAAGAATATAGCTATTTTTATGACGGGTTAATTTTACTCGCTTATTTACATTTGGCAGCAGATAAAAAATTAACGAAAGCGTTAGTCGACAAGAAAGTGACCGGCATTGCGTATGAAACGATGCAATTAGATGATGGGAGTCTACCTCTATTGACACCGATGAGTGAAGTAGCGGGACGCATGGCTTCACAAATTGGTGCCCAGTTTTTGGAGAAAATGAAAGGTGGACGAGGGATTCTTCTCAGCGGATTGCCTGGCGTTCAGCGAGGAAAAGTATGCATTGTCGGAGGAGGTGTTGTAGGAACTAATGCTGCCAAGATTGCCGTAGGCCTCGGAGCTGATGTAACCATACTTGACCTTAATCCTCAAAGACTCCGGGAATTAGAAGATATTTTTGGCAGTGACATACAAACGTTGATGTCCAATCCACTGAATATCGCTAATGCAGTGAAAGAAGCCGATTTGGTGATTGGGGCCGTTTTAATTCCGGGAGGAAAAGCACCCAAGCTCATCACTGAAAAGATGGTTCAATCAATGAAAGATGGGGCAGTTATGATCGATGTTGCTGTGGACCAAGGAGGAATTGTGGAAACGATCGATCGAATAACGACCCATGATGATCCCATCTATTACAAGCACGGAGTGGTTCATTATGCGGTGGCCAATATTCCAAGTACTGTGCCGAGAACATCGACCATTGGCCTTACAGCCACCACGATTCCCTACGCGTTACAAATCGCGAATAAGGGATATGAAGAAGCGTGTTTAAACAATTCGGCCATTCGAAGAGGGATAAACACCTTCCGGGGACATGTCACGCACCGGGCAGTGGCGGATACACATGCGTTGGCACATGTGCCATTTGATGAACTAGTAACTGAAAAAGTTTAA
- a CDS encoding uracil-xanthine permease family protein has product MSETKPVLHVHERPAWNQWIVLSLQHLFAMFGATILVPILTGLSPSIALIASGLGTLSYLVVTRGQIPAYIGSSFAFIFPLIAAMSFGGAAAVMVGTFSAGVVYGVTSVLIKYFGVGWLMRLLPPIVVGPVIMVIGLGLASTAIDMAMNYDEEAGVYVDSLRHFSVALVTLAITIVTSIFFKGFLRVIPILIGLVGGYLIAFMAGIVDFSPVAAAPWFHVPDFAIPFVTVTPMWSMTIIVIMAPIALVTMAEHIGDQMVLSKIVGKNFLRKPGLHRSLLGDGIASVMASLVGGPPNTTYGENIGVLAITKVFSVFVIGGAAVFAILFGFSGKIEALIASIPGAVMGGVSILLFGIIASAGLRLMIESELDMGDKRNLVIAATILVIGIGGAFLEITEYLEVPAMALAAILGIILHAILPNKTVAYGNGQLFSDLEDETTTIDESTTTL; this is encoded by the coding sequence ATGTCAGAAACGAAACCAGTACTACATGTGCATGAAAGACCTGCTTGGAATCAATGGATCGTTCTCAGTTTGCAACACTTATTTGCCATGTTCGGAGCTACGATTTTAGTGCCGATCCTGACAGGGTTAAGCCCGTCCATAGCATTGATAGCAAGTGGTTTAGGAACGCTTTCTTACTTGGTCGTCACACGTGGACAGATTCCTGCTTATATCGGATCATCTTTTGCGTTTATTTTTCCGTTGATTGCCGCAATGTCATTCGGAGGAGCGGCAGCTGTGATGGTTGGGACATTCTCTGCGGGCGTGGTTTATGGGGTTACATCGGTTTTAATCAAATATTTCGGTGTGGGTTGGCTCATGCGGCTTTTGCCCCCTATTGTCGTGGGACCGGTGATCATGGTTATCGGTCTGGGGCTTGCATCGACAGCCATTGATATGGCTATGAATTATGACGAGGAGGCCGGTGTATATGTGGATAGCCTCAGACATTTCAGCGTCGCCCTTGTTACGCTTGCCATAACCATTGTGACATCCATTTTCTTTAAAGGATTCTTAAGGGTAATACCCATATTAATAGGTCTCGTCGGAGGCTACCTCATCGCATTTATGGCAGGGATTGTTGACTTTTCCCCTGTTGCCGCCGCGCCCTGGTTCCATGTTCCTGATTTCGCCATCCCATTTGTAACCGTGACACCAATGTGGTCGATGACCATTATTGTCATAATGGCTCCCATCGCACTCGTAACCATGGCGGAGCATATTGGAGATCAAATGGTTTTGAGTAAAATTGTTGGCAAAAATTTTCTTCGCAAACCGGGACTGCATCGTTCCTTGCTTGGCGATGGTATCGCGTCCGTAATGGCTTCCCTCGTCGGAGGTCCCCCGAATACGACGTATGGAGAGAATATCGGGGTACTTGCAATCACGAAAGTGTTCAGTGTTTTCGTCATTGGAGGCGCAGCCGTTTTCGCTATCCTTTTCGGATTTTCAGGGAAAATTGAAGCCTTGATTGCCAGCATTCCGGGAGCCGTCATGGGTGGTGTCTCTATTCTATTGTTTGGCATCATCGCGTCCGCCGGACTTCGCTTAATGATTGAAAGCGAATTGGACATGGGCGATAAACGAAACCTTGTGATTGCGGCCACCATTCTTGTTATTGGGATCGGTGGGGCCTTCTTAGAGATAACGGAGTACTTGGAAGTTCCCGCGATGGCACTCGCGGCTATTCTTGGGATAATCTTGCATGCCATTTTGCCAAATAAAACAGTGGCATATGGAAACGGGCAGTTGTTTTCCGACCTTGAAGATGAAACAACTACGATCGATGAATCCACTACCACCTTATAA
- a CDS encoding NAD(P)-dependent oxidoreductase, with product MNPLLDKLQANFEEVEPSLSHQEAFEEASRCLYCYDAPCITACPTGIDIPSYIKKISTGNLQGSARTIMEANPVGASCARVCPTEELCEGACVLNDSTQPILIGKLQRYATDWAIHNQKVLFKAGKANGYSVAIIGGGPGGLSAARELAVMGYRVTIFEADDEAGGLDTYGIVSFRLPKRISFWEVEQVKSVGVEIRTNTRVGEDISIAELRDDYDAVVLAIGMSDVPQLNIPGEDLDGVYDAIDFVKRTKTGKLPTDYVGKKGVVIGAGNTAIDGATCSIRLGADNVKILYRRSEEEMTAYDFEYEFAKQDKVEFRWLTAPKAIIADGNGKVSAIECMKMELGEPDEDGRRKPIPVPDSTFTIEVDFVIKAIGQSRFTDFLEQFGIEHESGVVKLKTDSFETSAENVFACGDVMFGKDQGEAMVVTAAEQGKQTAYQIHGKLAGINAEHSA from the coding sequence ATGAATCCGCTACTTGATAAATTGCAAGCAAATTTTGAAGAAGTGGAACCATCGCTTTCGCATCAAGAAGCCTTTGAGGAGGCGAGCCGTTGCCTGTATTGTTATGATGCTCCTTGCATAACAGCCTGTCCAACGGGGATCGATATCCCGTCTTATATTAAAAAAATTTCCACAGGCAATCTTCAAGGTTCGGCACGAACGATTATGGAGGCTAATCCTGTAGGCGCAAGTTGTGCCCGTGTTTGCCCGACAGAGGAGCTGTGCGAAGGTGCTTGTGTTTTAAATGATTCGACTCAACCGATTTTAATCGGGAAGTTGCAACGTTACGCGACGGATTGGGCGATTCATAACCAGAAAGTTCTTTTTAAAGCAGGAAAAGCAAACGGATATTCCGTGGCAATTATAGGCGGCGGCCCGGGAGGTTTGTCAGCCGCACGTGAACTCGCGGTGATGGGTTATCGCGTGACCATTTTCGAGGCAGATGATGAAGCGGGTGGGCTGGACACGTACGGAATCGTTTCTTTTCGGCTTCCCAAGCGCATCTCATTTTGGGAAGTAGAGCAAGTAAAAAGCGTAGGCGTTGAAATAAGGACGAATACTCGCGTTGGTGAGGATATTAGCATTGCAGAATTAAGGGATGATTACGATGCGGTTGTTTTGGCGATAGGGATGTCTGATGTTCCGCAGCTAAATATCCCAGGGGAAGACCTTGATGGGGTATATGATGCCATTGATTTTGTCAAACGTACAAAAACCGGGAAGTTGCCCACGGATTATGTTGGAAAAAAGGGTGTGGTAATAGGTGCCGGGAATACAGCGATTGATGGAGCGACATGCTCCATTAGACTAGGCGCAGATAACGTGAAAATTTTATACAGACGTTCAGAAGAAGAAATGACGGCTTATGACTTTGAGTATGAATTTGCTAAACAAGACAAAGTTGAGTTTCGTTGGTTAACTGCGCCTAAAGCAATTATTGCTGATGGCAACGGAAAGGTTTCAGCTATTGAATGCATGAAAATGGAACTTGGGGAGCCCGATGAAGATGGGAGAAGAAAACCTATCCCTGTTCCTGACTCTACATTTACGATTGAGGTTGATTTTGTCATTAAAGCAATTGGACAGTCTCGCTTTACTGATTTTCTAGAACAATTTGGGATCGAGCACGAGTCAGGCGTCGTAAAACTTAAAACGGATAGTTTTGAAACCTCCGCAGAAAATGTTTTTGCTTGTGGAGATGTAATGTTTGGCAAAGATCAAGGGGAAGCAATGGTCGTGACTGCAGCTGAACAAGGGAAGCAAACAGCCTATCAGATTCACGGGAAATTAGCAGGAATAAATGCTGAACATTCGGCGTAG
- the preA gene encoding NAD-dependent dihydropyrimidine dehydrogenase subunit PreA — protein MADLSTNVAGIESPNPFWLASAPPTNTGYQVQRAFEAGWGGAVWKTLCEPILNTTSRFAAMSYNGQRVTGFSNIELVSDRPLEVNLREMEETKKRFPDRAIIASLMVMPEREAWHEIVKRVEAVGVDGLELNFGCPHGMSERGMGSASGQVPELVEKQAYWVKEVAATPVIVKLTPNITDITATAEAAVQGGADAVSMINTINSLIGVDIDTWNTVPNVNGLGAHGGYSGPAVKPIALNMVGECAGDSRIDVPISAIGGVSNWQDAVEFMLMGASGVQVCTAAMHHGFSIVEDMIDGLNNYLDDKRIDSVRELTGQSVAKYSDWGDLDLNHQIVARVNNDICINCNKCHVACEDAAHQCIDMLKGENGEPILKVREEECVGCNLCQIVCPVEGAIDMVERPTDLPSLTWNQRQQAMKTASTLG, from the coding sequence ATGGCTGACCTAAGTACGAACGTCGCGGGGATAGAATCCCCAAATCCGTTTTGGCTGGCAAGTGCGCCCCCAACGAATACAGGGTATCAAGTTCAACGGGCATTTGAAGCAGGTTGGGGCGGGGCTGTTTGGAAAACGCTATGTGAGCCAATTCTAAATACGACTTCCCGCTTTGCTGCTATGTCTTACAACGGCCAGCGGGTTACCGGATTCAGTAACATTGAGTTGGTTTCCGACCGCCCTTTGGAAGTCAACTTACGAGAAATGGAAGAAACAAAAAAACGTTTTCCGGACCGCGCCATCATCGCTTCTTTAATGGTCATGCCTGAACGGGAAGCATGGCATGAGATTGTAAAACGGGTAGAAGCTGTCGGGGTAGATGGCTTAGAGCTAAACTTTGGATGCCCGCATGGAATGTCGGAACGGGGAATGGGTTCTGCATCAGGACAAGTGCCGGAACTTGTGGAAAAACAAGCCTATTGGGTTAAAGAGGTAGCAGCCACGCCTGTGATTGTCAAACTGACACCTAATATTACAGACATAACAGCTACTGCTGAAGCCGCCGTTCAAGGGGGAGCAGATGCCGTAAGTATGATCAATACCATTAATAGTTTAATCGGTGTTGATATAGACACCTGGAATACAGTTCCTAACGTAAATGGCTTGGGGGCCCATGGGGGTTATTCAGGGCCTGCGGTTAAACCGATTGCCCTCAATATGGTGGGGGAATGCGCAGGTGATTCCCGGATTGATGTTCCGATTTCAGCTATTGGAGGTGTCTCGAATTGGCAAGATGCGGTTGAATTTATGCTAATGGGTGCCTCGGGTGTACAGGTCTGTACGGCAGCCATGCACCACGGTTTCAGTATCGTGGAAGACATGATTGATGGCCTCAATAATTATTTAGATGACAAAAGAATCGATTCGGTGCGTGAACTAACTGGCCAATCCGTGGCTAAATATTCGGATTGGGGTGATTTAGACCTTAACCATCAAATCGTCGCGCGGGTGAACAATGATATCTGCATTAACTGTAATAAATGCCATGTCGCCTGTGAAGATGCTGCTCATCAGTGTATCGATATGTTGAAAGGCGAGAATGGAGAACCGATTTTAAAGGTTCGCGAAGAAGAATGCGTAGGCTGCAACCTTTGCCAAATCGTATGCCCGGTTGAAGGCGCGATTGATATGGTTGAACGACCGACCGATTTGCCTTCCCTTACCTGGAATCAACGTCAGCAAGCGATGAAAACAGCAAGTACGTTGGGCTAA
- a CDS encoding Zn-dependent hydrolase yields the protein MNQQRMLIDGERLKNTMEEFADFGRTENNGVTRLALTEEDRRAREYFRTCCEALGMTVKVDDMGNMYATLSGVDNTAPPVVVGSHLDSVKKGGRFDGVLGVLAGLEVVRTLVDNDMTPQVPVVIANMTNEEGARFEPSMMSSGVLSGKFEKSVMMEKKDTDGIIFKEALNTIGYAGDRENRLNKAKAFLELHIEQGPVLEESSLKIGVVESVVGMVCYEIEVTGDSNHAGTTPMHMRKDALFATNDLIAEAREKLSKLDSGLVYTMGRINVAPNIHTVIPNKAVFSIEARHQDAETIKQVETIIEGLPLSIEGCKVKATKLWDRDTVWFDKDVVRSLEQSVTSLDYPYTRMVSGAGHDAQFIANYIPSAMIFVPSINGKSHNEDELTSWEDCEKGVNVILETVLAMIEK from the coding sequence ATGAACCAACAACGTATGTTAATCGACGGTGAACGTTTAAAAAACACTATGGAGGAATTTGCTGATTTTGGACGGACAGAAAATAACGGAGTAACTCGTCTGGCGTTAACCGAGGAGGATCGAAGGGCTCGAGAATATTTTCGTACTTGCTGCGAAGCGTTGGGGATGACTGTAAAAGTCGATGATATGGGCAATATGTATGCGACACTCTCCGGGGTAGATAACACGGCTCCTCCTGTAGTGGTCGGCTCCCATTTGGATTCGGTAAAAAAAGGCGGCCGTTTTGATGGCGTGCTAGGTGTATTGGCCGGCTTAGAAGTCGTCCGGACACTGGTGGATAATGACATGACACCGCAGGTGCCTGTTGTCATCGCGAATATGACAAATGAGGAAGGGGCAAGGTTTGAACCCTCAATGATGTCTTCGGGTGTCCTCTCAGGTAAATTTGAGAAATCTGTCATGATGGAGAAAAAAGACACAGATGGCATCATATTTAAAGAAGCATTGAACACGATTGGATATGCTGGGGACAGAGAAAATCGACTAAATAAAGCGAAAGCTTTCTTGGAGCTACACATCGAACAAGGTCCGGTTCTCGAGGAATCGTCGCTTAAGATCGGGGTCGTTGAAAGTGTCGTCGGAATGGTATGTTACGAGATTGAAGTAACCGGAGATTCCAATCATGCAGGGACGACCCCCATGCACATGCGAAAAGATGCTTTATTTGCTACGAACGATTTAATAGCTGAAGCCCGTGAAAAGCTAAGTAAGCTTGACAGTGGTTTGGTGTATACCATGGGGCGGATAAATGTGGCTCCAAATATTCACACAGTCATTCCAAATAAAGCTGTCTTTTCAATAGAAGCCAGACACCAGGACGCTGAAACGATCAAACAAGTGGAAACAATCATTGAAGGGCTTCCTCTCTCTATCGAAGGATGTAAAGTGAAAGCAACAAAATTATGGGACAGGGATACCGTATGGTTTGATAAAGATGTTGTTCGTTCGTTGGAGCAATCTGTCACATCGCTAGATTATCCATACACAAGGATGGTGAGCGGCGCAGGTCATGATGCGCAGTTTATTGCAAACTATATCCCGTCAGCAATGATATTCGTTCCTAGCATAAATGGAAAAAGTCATAATGAGGACGAACTTACATCTTGGGAGGATTGCGAAAAGGGTGTCAACGTTATATTAGAAACAGTTTTGGCAATGATCGAAAAATAA
- the hydA gene encoding dihydropyrimidinase: MSLLIKNGTIVTAVDEFTGDIYIKDGKIAALGDHLSVQADDTVDASGRYVLPGGVDQHVHYTFDFKGENVRGFETSNAPVAGGTTTVVEFINQEQGKGIAETIEKFDREEFANQAMVDYSFHGVVCDPTDETFEEISTLPEKGISTVKLFMAYKGMPMHSDDESIFKALRAAKEAGVTVMVHAENADVIDYLQKEQLDRGNTEPYYHAESRPPLVELEATQRVIKLAQMADAPVYIVHVTAKEVMESIRSANEDGAPVYGETCIQYLMLDKEALAEPNFGGAKYVCSPALRTKEDQEALWEAVNKGWLNVVSTDHCGFNWAKQKHMGIEAFTDIPNGSPGVQDRLGILWTYGVNTGKISRQRLVDLYATTPAKNNGMDHCKGHIGIGYDADIVLYDPKPTSIFTNENSLHGVDFNVYEGMEQKGKVDKVFLRGKLMVDEGEFIGEMGDGKFINSKPYGLCYEGEAYDFSYKARA; the protein is encoded by the coding sequence ATGAGCCTGCTTATTAAAAATGGAACAATTGTAACGGCTGTAGATGAATTTACGGGTGATATATACATTAAGGATGGAAAAATCGCAGCATTAGGAGATCATCTATCCGTGCAAGCGGATGATACGGTAGATGCTTCAGGGCGGTACGTATTGCCCGGCGGTGTAGATCAGCATGTTCATTACACGTTTGATTTTAAAGGGGAAAACGTTCGGGGGTTTGAAACTTCTAATGCGCCGGTTGCCGGCGGAACCACCACGGTGGTTGAATTCATAAACCAAGAACAGGGGAAAGGGATAGCTGAAACGATTGAAAAATTTGACCGGGAAGAATTTGCAAACCAGGCAATGGTCGATTATTCGTTTCATGGCGTAGTCTGTGATCCGACGGATGAAACATTTGAAGAAATTTCGACTTTACCGGAAAAAGGCATTTCGACCGTAAAGTTATTTATGGCTTATAAAGGCATGCCTATGCACAGTGATGATGAGTCGATTTTTAAGGCTTTAAGAGCCGCTAAAGAAGCGGGCGTAACGGTAATGGTTCACGCTGAAAATGCCGATGTCATTGACTATTTGCAAAAAGAACAATTGGATAGAGGAAACACAGAACCTTATTATCACGCTGAATCAAGGCCTCCATTGGTTGAACTAGAAGCAACCCAGCGTGTGATTAAACTCGCGCAAATGGCGGATGCGCCTGTTTATATCGTTCACGTAACAGCAAAAGAAGTCATGGAAAGCATTCGCTCAGCAAATGAAGACGGCGCTCCTGTCTATGGGGAAACGTGTATACAATATTTAATGTTGGATAAAGAGGCGTTGGCAGAGCCAAACTTTGGGGGAGCCAAATACGTATGCTCACCGGCGCTTAGAACGAAGGAGGACCAAGAGGCGCTGTGGGAAGCGGTCAATAAAGGGTGGTTAAACGTTGTAAGCACGGACCACTGCGGTTTCAACTGGGCAAAACAAAAACATATGGGCATAGAAGCTTTCACGGATATTCCAAACGGATCACCGGGTGTGCAAGATCGGCTGGGCATTTTATGGACGTATGGCGTGAACACTGGAAAAATTTCAAGGCAACGTTTAGTGGATTTGTATGCAACAACTCCGGCTAAAAACAACGGGATGGATCATTGTAAAGGTCATATCGGAATAGGATACGATGCAGATATTGTCTTATATGATCCCAAACCAACATCCATTTTCACCAACGAAAATAGTTTACACGGCGTCGACTTCAATGTCTATGAAGGCATGGAACAGAAAGGGAAAGTGGATAAAGTATTTCTTAGAGGAAAATTAATGGTCGATGAAGGTGAATTTATCGGCGAAATGGGAGACGGAAAGTTCATCAATAGTAAACCATATGGCTTGTGTTACGAAGGAGAAGCTTATGATTTCTCCTATAAAGCTAGAGCATAG